One genomic segment of Prosthecobacter sp. SYSU 5D2 includes these proteins:
- a CDS encoding autotransporter-associated beta strand repeat-containing protein, translating into MRNTPRPSAATHLQTVATTSRKALWLSTVWTVLNLFHPHAAGQSTFTTASGSQSWGTASNWTPSGVPNAVGASAIILTPVGGNQAINSFGVARTLGSLSITNDSTNTFSITTSNTLNLDATTGNASLSVAGAGDVVNTFGGNLNVVLLDSVDLSVTNTTTTSADGALRINGEISGAGRINKLGAGTVTLTGTNTYTGGVSIVEGTLRITVGAGLGANPASYVADQIVLNGGTLAYGSTTGSFNSAANRGFSLGNAGGTFSIPSAGATFTVSAIIADLPGETGAFTKTGNGTLNLNAASTYSGGTTIASGTLQVGVGGSLGSASSTVTLGSAGGGNASLISYLAGYSYAQDIQVAAGSGGTLTLGYTSTASFSAHFTGDISLNDALTLRSESAEGFAMRLSGDISGPHNLTKTGVGTIRIEGDNSGYTGTTTLSNGTVQLGSFAGSANGDLGSGPIINNATLRINRTNAFALANVMSGSGALVHTGSGTTTLSADNSYTGGTSVTNGRLMVTNATGSATGSGPFTTAAGTVLGGTGRIILADANSATLSGQVAPGLTGVNDGVGTLTIGSENGQVTFQTGSSIAFELRADGDNDQLSFTSTGAGLMDFSALAPGSLSVAFTGGYTPDLDHRFDLLDWSALTGPGVTGLSTSLLNLPTTGFDANWAWDTSLFTSSGVIFISLVPEPSRLAFVALGLLSLITRRRLR; encoded by the coding sequence AGCCAGTCCTGGGGCACAGCGTCCAACTGGACACCCTCAGGTGTTCCCAATGCCGTCGGCGCTTCCGCCATCATCCTGACGCCGGTGGGAGGAAACCAGGCCATCAACAGCTTTGGCGTGGCTCGTACGCTCGGCTCATTGTCCATCACCAATGATTCCACGAACACCTTTTCCATCACCACGTCGAACACGCTGAATCTGGATGCCACCACAGGCAATGCCTCCTTGAGCGTCGCCGGTGCCGGAGATGTGGTGAATACCTTTGGCGGCAATTTGAATGTCGTGCTTCTGGACAGCGTGGACCTCTCCGTCACCAATACGACCACCACTTCCGCAGACGGTGCCTTGCGCATCAATGGCGAAATCTCAGGGGCGGGCAGGATCAATAAACTGGGCGCAGGCACCGTCACCCTCACCGGCACTAATACCTACACCGGCGGAGTCAGCATTGTGGAAGGAACCCTGCGCATCACCGTCGGTGCCGGGCTTGGGGCCAATCCAGCCTCTTATGTCGCGGACCAGATTGTGCTCAATGGCGGCACGCTTGCCTACGGCAGCACCACTGGCAGTTTCAACTCTGCGGCCAACCGGGGCTTTTCCTTGGGCAATGCTGGCGGCACATTCAGCATTCCCTCCGCCGGTGCCACTTTCACCGTTTCAGCCATCATCGCCGATCTTCCGGGGGAAACCGGTGCTTTCACCAAGACCGGCAATGGTACCCTCAATCTCAATGCCGCCAGCACCTACTCCGGCGGTACCACCATCGCCAGCGGCACCCTCCAGGTGGGCGTGGGTGGCTCGCTGGGCAGCGCTTCCAGCACCGTTACCCTGGGCAGTGCAGGCGGCGGAAACGCCTCCCTCATCAGCTACCTCGCCGGGTATTCTTATGCGCAGGACATCCAGGTGGCGGCGGGCAGCGGCGGCACCCTGACTCTCGGTTATACCAGCACCGCCAGCTTTTCAGCCCACTTCACCGGCGATATCTCCCTGAATGACGCCCTGACCCTGCGCAGTGAATCCGCCGAAGGTTTTGCCATGCGACTGAGTGGAGACATCTCCGGTCCCCATAATCTCACCAAAACCGGCGTCGGCACCATCCGTATTGAGGGTGATAATTCCGGTTATACCGGCACCACCACCCTTAGCAACGGCACCGTGCAGCTCGGCAGTTTTGCCGGCAGCGCCAATGGGGACCTCGGCTCCGGTCCCATCATCAACAACGCCACCCTCCGCATCAACCGCACCAATGCCTTTGCCCTGGCCAATGTCATGAGCGGCAGCGGCGCGCTCGTCCATACTGGCAGCGGCACGACCACCCTTTCGGCAGACAATTCCTATACCGGCGGCACCAGCGTCACCAACGGCCGACTCATGGTCACCAATGCCACTGGCTCCGCCACTGGTAGCGGCCCTTTCACCACCGCCGCAGGCACCGTCCTGGGCGGCACCGGGCGCATCATTCTGGCAGATGCAAACAGCGCCACGCTTTCCGGCCAGGTCGCCCCTGGTCTGACTGGCGTCAACGACGGCGTCGGCACACTCACCATAGGCAGTGAAAACGGCCAGGTAACTTTCCAGACCGGCAGCAGCATCGCCTTTGAACTGCGTGCGGATGGAGATAACGACCAGCTCTCTTTCACCAGCACAGGCGCAGGCCTCATGGATTTCTCCGCCCTCGCCCCTGGCAGCCTCAGCGTCGCTTTCACCGGCGGGTACACGCCAGATTTGGATCACCGGTTTGATCTCCTGGACTGGTCCGCCCTCACAGGCCCCGGCGTTACTGGCCTCAGCACCAGCCTGTTGAATTTGCCGACCACGGGTTTCGATGCCAACTGGGCCTGGGACACCTCCCTGTTCACCAGCAGTGGCGTCATTTTCATCTCCCTGGTGCCCGAGCCCTCCCGCCTGGCCTTCGTCGCCCTAGGCCTTCTCAGTCTCATCACCCGCCGCCGCCTCCGATAA
- the hisG gene encoding ATP phosphoribosyltransferase: MEPAKNILRLGLPNGSLQEPTLELLKRAGFHVVVSSRSYRPTVNDEDLELRLLRAQEIGRYVDHGFLDCGITGRDWIAENKADIEVLAQFNYSRATARATRWVLVVPEDSPIQSVKDLEGKRIATEAVGLTQTYLEKNGVNAEVEFSWGATEVKVPELVDAIVDITETGSSLRANKLRIVDTLMESFPQFVSSKAAFQDAWKRQKMETLVLLLRGALEARDKVGLKMNVPSSALEEVVACLPSERSPTISQLANADWVAVETVIAESVVREIIPRLKSLGAEGIVEYPLNKVIP, translated from the coding sequence ATGGAACCCGCCAAGAACATCCTCCGACTGGGTCTGCCGAACGGCAGTCTCCAGGAGCCGACGCTTGAACTTTTAAAGCGTGCGGGCTTCCATGTCGTGGTTTCTTCCCGTTCCTACCGGCCCACCGTCAACGATGAAGACCTGGAGCTGCGCCTGCTGCGCGCCCAGGAAATCGGTCGTTATGTGGATCATGGTTTCCTGGATTGCGGCATCACCGGCAGGGACTGGATCGCTGAGAACAAAGCGGACATCGAGGTCCTGGCCCAGTTCAATTACAGCCGCGCCACTGCCCGCGCCACCCGCTGGGTGCTTGTGGTGCCTGAAGATTCCCCCATCCAGTCCGTCAAGGACCTGGAAGGCAAGCGCATCGCCACGGAAGCCGTCGGCCTGACCCAGACCTACCTGGAAAAGAACGGCGTCAATGCCGAGGTCGAATTCAGCTGGGGCGCCACCGAGGTGAAGGTGCCTGAGCTCGTGGATGCCATCGTGGACATCACGGAGACCGGCAGCTCGCTGCGCGCCAACAAACTTCGCATTGTGGATACGCTGATGGAGAGTTTCCCTCAGTTCGTGTCCAGCAAAGCGGCCTTCCAGGACGCCTGGAAGCGCCAGAAGATGGAAACGCTCGTCCTGCTGCTGCGGGGCGCTCTGGAGGCCCGTGACAAGGTCGGCCTCAAGATGAACGTGCCATCGTCCGCTCTGGAGGAGGTTGTCGCCTGCCTCCCCTCCGAGCGCTCACCCACCATTTCCCAGCTCGCCAATGCGGACTGGGTTGCCGTCGAGACGGTGATTGCGGAATCCGTCGTGCGGGAAATCATCCCGCGGCTCAAATCTCTCGGTGCCGAGGGCATCGTGGAATATCCGCTAAACAAAGTCATCCCCTAG
- a CDS encoding AURKAIP1/COX24 domain-containing protein, whose translation MGSLKKRRKTKINKHKRKKRMRANRHKKRLRYKS comes from the coding sequence ATGGGATCGCTGAAAAAGCGCAGAAAGACGAAGATCAACAAGCACAAGCGCAAGAAGCGCATGCGCGCGAACCGTCACAAGAAGCGTTTGCGCTATAAGTCCTAA
- a CDS encoding tetratricopeptide repeat protein, with product MSARCRRLQFCLLGLIVPLHGAGTQPPEQADLSFPPLTSPPALHLQSDGALVAQALAHYTSALQFENSGKLREALDHYLAALEVDPANPDLAMHTAELAYSFRGRPVAVDILQKAVAASPNDPAAYLNLARFCATYAPDDPFENDRARQTLDTALQKFPKKAEVYGFAAVTYLSQGARKEAIAVMDKALRQQVSQSSFWLTLGRAAQQVWPLAQTEMREEHVPRVNAFYTKALSLAPGVKNEPVQLEVAQYYLLSNQLELARDLCARIVAQSGNIQARKLLHRLYDAFDDKDKALEQLIAIVKADPGDVEQHRMLAAAYEARENHAGAITHLEAAIQIGGGEGDDYLYLGELMLRAGQYEKLIQLCRRCIKLFPDQATFYVHAALAYRSLERWDESIESFAQADRLAEIGSGELSNYRFYFQYGVTLERGGKHDEAGRIFEKSINLTPAEDAQAAANTMNYLGYMWLELERHLDKAGELILKANELHPDNAAFVDSLGWWHFKKGEYAKAVKELQRAISLIPTLQAEDAEIIEHLGRVYLKMNDRENARAQFKRALELQPTDAGILKRIEEGLKKSANQ from the coding sequence ATGTCTGCACGCTGCCGCCGGCTTCAATTCTGCCTGCTCGGACTGATCGTCCCGCTCCACGGAGCGGGCACCCAGCCCCCTGAGCAGGCAGATTTGTCTTTCCCCCCGCTCACCAGCCCGCCCGCCCTGCACCTGCAGAGTGACGGTGCTCTCGTGGCCCAGGCCCTGGCCCATTATACCAGCGCCCTCCAGTTTGAAAACTCCGGCAAGCTCCGCGAGGCGCTGGACCATTATCTCGCCGCCCTGGAGGTGGACCCTGCCAATCCTGACCTGGCCATGCATACGGCCGAGCTGGCCTACAGCTTCCGTGGCCGGCCAGTGGCTGTGGACATTTTGCAGAAAGCCGTCGCCGCCAGTCCCAATGACCCCGCGGCCTATCTAAACCTCGCCCGTTTTTGCGCCACCTATGCGCCGGACGACCCATTTGAAAACGACCGCGCCCGGCAGACGCTGGACACCGCTCTGCAAAAGTTCCCGAAAAAGGCTGAGGTTTACGGCTTTGCCGCTGTCACCTACCTCAGCCAGGGAGCCCGCAAAGAGGCCATTGCCGTCATGGACAAAGCCCTCCGGCAGCAGGTTTCCCAGTCCTCCTTCTGGCTCACTCTGGGCCGTGCTGCCCAGCAGGTCTGGCCCTTGGCCCAGACGGAGATGAGGGAGGAACACGTCCCCCGGGTGAATGCCTTCTACACCAAGGCCCTGAGTCTGGCCCCCGGAGTCAAAAACGAGCCTGTCCAGCTGGAGGTGGCCCAATACTATCTGCTCAGCAACCAGCTCGAGCTTGCCCGTGATCTCTGCGCGAGGATCGTCGCCCAAAGCGGCAACATCCAGGCCCGCAAGCTTCTCCACCGCCTCTATGATGCTTTTGACGATAAAGACAAGGCTCTGGAGCAGCTCATCGCCATCGTCAAAGCTGATCCTGGCGATGTCGAACAGCATCGCATGCTGGCTGCCGCCTATGAAGCGCGGGAAAATCATGCCGGTGCCATCACCCACCTGGAGGCTGCTATCCAGATCGGCGGCGGGGAGGGGGATGACTATCTTTACCTGGGAGAGCTCATGCTCCGTGCCGGGCAATATGAAAAGCTCATCCAGCTCTGCCGGCGCTGCATCAAGCTCTTCCCGGACCAGGCCACCTTTTACGTCCATGCCGCCCTGGCCTATCGCTCCCTCGAGAGGTGGGACGAATCCATCGAATCCTTTGCGCAGGCGGACCGGCTGGCCGAGATCGGCAGCGGGGAGCTGAGCAACTATCGCTTTTATTTCCAGTATGGCGTCACCCTGGAGCGCGGCGGCAAGCACGATGAAGCCGGGCGCATCTTCGAAAAATCCATCAACCTCACCCCTGCTGAGGATGCGCAGGCGGCTGCCAACACCATGAACTACCTCGGTTACATGTGGCTGGAACTGGAGCGCCACCTGGACAAAGCGGGCGAGCTGATTTTGAAAGCCAACGAGCTCCATCCTGACAATGCCGCCTTTGTGGACAGCCTGGGCTGGTGGCATTTCAAAAAAGGCGAATATGCCAAAGCCGTCAAAGAGCTCCAGCGCGCCATCAGCCTCATTCCCACCTTGCAGGCGGAGGATGCCGAAATCATCGAGCACCTGGGCCGGGTGTACCTCAAGATGAACGACCGGGAAAACGCCCGGGCCCAGTTCAAACGCGCCCTGGAACTCCAGCCGACCGATGCGGGCATCCTCAAACGCATTGAAGAAGGCCTGAAAAAAAGCGCCAACCAGTAA
- a CDS encoding DUF2237 domain-containing protein — MPTNVLGDELECCCRQPMTGFYRDGYCRTGPGDVGLHTVCVQVTAEFLAFSKAQGNDLTTPVLQWDFPGLEPGDRWCLCVTRWKEALDAGVAPPVCLEATHSSVVEWVNLEDLQAHAVSDDAG, encoded by the coding sequence ATGCCCACGAATGTACTTGGTGACGAACTGGAATGCTGCTGCCGCCAGCCGATGACGGGTTTTTATCGCGACGGCTACTGTCGCACCGGCCCGGGCGATGTGGGGCTGCACACGGTGTGTGTGCAGGTGACGGCAGAGTTTTTGGCGTTTTCCAAAGCCCAGGGCAATGACCTGACCACGCCGGTGCTGCAATGGGACTTCCCCGGCCTTGAGCCTGGAGACCGCTGGTGCCTGTGTGTAACGAGATGGAAGGAGGCCCTGGACGCCGGAGTGGCCCCGCCTGTGTGCCTGGAGGCAACGCATTCCTCTGTCGTAGAATGGGTGAACCTGGAAGATCTTCAGGCGCACGCCGTGAGCGATGACGCCGGATAA